The following proteins are encoded in a genomic region of Limosilactobacillus reuteri subsp. reuteri:
- a CDS encoding 3-hydroxyacyl-CoA dehydrogenase, translating to MKNIMIAGAGVLGSQIAYQTALSGFNVSVYNHHIDTAERRIKALKSDYERDLHLTDKEFQQGLNNIKVITDDVATAVKDADLMIEALPESLELKEQFYEEVSELAPEKTIFASNSSTFIPSQLAPYTDRPEKFLNMHFANQIWKFNVVEIMGTSQTSPEVIEEATKFAREIKMVPVILNKEQHGYILNSLLIPLLASGLSLWAKGVADPAMIDKDWMISTGAPMGPFGILDMVGLRTAAQIERNAYAQTKDESHKEIADKMEQMIQEGHEGKESGQGFYNYPNPAFMDPDFLKH from the coding sequence ATGAAGAATATAATGATTGCCGGCGCTGGCGTATTAGGTAGTCAGATTGCATATCAAACGGCTTTATCCGGCTTTAATGTCAGCGTATATAATCACCATATTGATACCGCTGAGCGACGGATTAAGGCGCTGAAAAGTGATTATGAACGTGACTTGCATTTGACTGATAAGGAATTTCAACAGGGCCTTAATAATATTAAAGTGATTACTGATGATGTTGCGACCGCGGTTAAAGATGCTGATTTAATGATTGAAGCATTACCAGAATCGTTAGAGTTAAAGGAGCAGTTTTACGAAGAGGTTTCAGAATTAGCCCCTGAAAAAACAATCTTTGCTAGCAACTCCTCTACATTTATCCCTAGCCAACTAGCTCCTTATACTGATCGGCCAGAAAAATTTCTTAATATGCACTTTGCTAACCAAATTTGGAAATTTAATGTGGTCGAAATTATGGGCACCTCCCAAACAAGTCCAGAGGTGATTGAAGAAGCTACAAAGTTTGCCCGGGAAATAAAGATGGTTCCTGTTATCCTTAATAAAGAACAACACGGTTATATTCTGAATTCCCTTTTGATTCCGTTACTTGCATCTGGTCTTAGTTTATGGGCTAAAGGAGTTGCTGATCCAGCGATGATTGATAAGGATTGGATGATTTCGACAGGTGCACCAATGGGACCATTTGGTATTTTAGATATGGTTGGTTTACGGACAGCAGCGCAAATCGAACGGAATGCCTATGCCCAGACTAAGGATGAAAGTCATAAGGAAATTGCCGATAAGATGGAACAGATGATTCAAGAAGGGCACGAAGGAAAAGAATCGGGACAAGGATTTTATAATTATCCGAATCCAGCCTTCATGGATCCAGATTTTCTGAAGCATTAA
- a CDS encoding nucleoid occlusion protein — translation MAFSLFGIGKNNSDNTKNKVVEVKIDQIIPNRYQPRKVFDQDGIRELAQTIDEHGLLQPIVLREYEPTKYEIIAGERRYRAMKLLKWEKAPAIIEKMSDQETASLALIENLQRSQLSSVEEAQAYRQLMDLNHLTQSQLAKGMGKSQSFVANKLRLLRLITPVQTAILDHRITERHGRALLDLDEKQQRDMLMRIVNERLTVRQTEDEVARLLGRPLPSEIAELKAAAKRKELASIEDHTEETADVEEVSVEKPAEKKRAPKRKTAKKSQSKKTQQVNDARLALNTIKKSIKLATNEGFEIKMHEEENGDTYQLTIEIPKKQ, via the coding sequence ATGGCTTTTTCATTATTTGGTATTGGAAAAAATAATTCTGATAATACAAAAAATAAGGTCGTAGAAGTAAAAATTGATCAAATCATTCCTAACCGCTATCAGCCGCGAAAGGTTTTTGATCAAGACGGTATTCGTGAATTAGCACAGACAATTGATGAACACGGGTTGTTACAACCAATTGTTTTGCGTGAATACGAACCAACAAAATATGAAATTATTGCTGGGGAACGTCGATACCGGGCGATGAAGCTTTTGAAGTGGGAAAAAGCACCAGCAATAATCGAAAAGATGAGTGATCAAGAAACTGCATCGCTTGCCCTCATTGAAAATCTGCAACGGTCGCAATTGAGTTCAGTAGAAGAAGCGCAGGCTTACCGGCAATTAATGGACTTAAACCATCTTACGCAGTCACAATTAGCAAAGGGAATGGGAAAGAGTCAGTCCTTTGTTGCCAATAAATTACGGTTACTTCGCCTGATTACTCCTGTCCAAACGGCTATTTTAGATCACCGGATTACGGAACGTCATGGTCGAGCATTGTTAGATTTAGATGAAAAGCAACAACGTGATATGTTAATGCGGATTGTTAATGAACGGTTAACAGTTCGGCAGACGGAAGATGAAGTTGCTCGTTTGCTAGGACGTCCTTTACCTTCAGAAATTGCAGAATTAAAAGCAGCTGCTAAGCGCAAAGAACTGGCATCTATTGAAGATCATACTGAAGAAACAGCAGACGTTGAAGAAGTATCAGTAGAGAAACCGGCCGAAAAGAAGCGGGCTCCTAAACGAAAGACAGCTAAGAAGTCCCAAAGTAAAAAAACTCAGCAGGTTAATGATGCGCGTTTAGCTTTAAATACGATAAAAAAATCAATTAAGCTGGCGACAAATGAAGGCTTTGAAATAAAAATGCATGAGGAAGAAAACGGTGATACTTATCAATTAACAATTGAGATTCCGAAGAAACAGTAG
- the deoC gene encoding deoxyribose-phosphate aldolase, protein MKLTQAQLAKYMDHTMLKPEATPEMIDKTVEEARKYNTASVCINPYWVKRVHEGLEGTDINTCTVIGFPLGATSTESKVFETKQAIEDGADEIDMVINIGELKAENDDAVVADIKAVADATHEKGKLLKVIIENALLTDEEKARASKLTVKGDADFVKTSTGFLTSGAKVEDVKIMREAVGPDFKIKAAGGIHSLQEAYDMIEAGANRLGVSASVQILEEAAKQ, encoded by the coding sequence ATGAAGTTAACGCAAGCACAATTAGCAAAATACATGGATCACACAATGCTTAAACCAGAAGCTACTCCAGAGATGATTGATAAGACAGTTGAAGAAGCTCGGAAATACAACACAGCTTCAGTTTGTATCAATCCTTACTGGGTTAAGCGAGTTCATGAAGGATTAGAAGGTACTGACATTAACACTTGTACAGTTATTGGCTTCCCTCTCGGTGCAACTTCAACAGAAAGCAAAGTTTTTGAAACTAAGCAAGCAATTGAAGATGGCGCCGATGAAATTGATATGGTTATTAATATCGGTGAATTAAAAGCGGAAAATGATGATGCAGTTGTTGCTGATATTAAGGCGGTTGCTGATGCTACTCACGAAAAGGGTAAACTTCTTAAAGTTATTATTGAAAATGCTCTTCTTACTGATGAAGAAAAAGCACGTGCAAGTAAGCTTACTGTAAAAGGCGATGCTGACTTTGTTAAGACTTCAACTGGTTTTTTAACTTCAGGAGCTAAGGTAGAAGACGTTAAGATTATGCGTGAAGCAGTTGGACCAGACTTTAAGATTAAGGCAGCTGGTGGAATTCACAGCCTTCAAGAAGCTTACGATATGATTGAAGCTGGTGCTAACCGTTTAGGTGTTTCCGCTTCTGTTCAAATCTTAGAAGAAGCCGCAAAACAATAA
- the rsmG gene encoding 16S rRNA (guanine(527)-N(7))-methyltransferase RsmG — protein MNPEQFQQALADHGITLSAEQMQQFADYYQLLVETNEHVNLTRITEKNEVYLKHFYDSITGAFAEPRLESEDLTLCDIGAGAGFPSLPLKIAFPQLKVTIVDSLNKRIAFLEDLVAKLGLTGVTLIHDRAETFSAKTSPYREKFDIVTARAVARLSVLSELCLPAAKVGGEFIAYKASAAPEELQQGGTAIKQLGGKVQKTVTLTLPGTDEERNIIVIDKIKATPKKYPRRPGLPSKKPIQ, from the coding sequence ATGAATCCTGAACAATTTCAACAAGCATTAGCTGATCATGGTATTACCTTATCAGCAGAACAAATGCAACAATTTGCTGACTATTACCAATTATTAGTTGAAACTAATGAACATGTAAATTTGACACGGATTACTGAAAAGAATGAAGTGTATTTAAAACATTTTTATGACTCAATTACAGGAGCGTTTGCTGAACCACGCTTAGAGAGTGAAGACCTGACATTATGTGATATCGGTGCTGGGGCCGGCTTTCCTTCCTTACCGTTGAAGATCGCTTTTCCACAGTTAAAGGTAACGATTGTCGATTCGTTAAATAAGCGGATTGCTTTTCTTGAAGACTTAGTTGCCAAGCTCGGGTTAACCGGTGTTACATTGATTCATGATCGGGCAGAGACTTTTAGTGCTAAGACCAGTCCATATCGGGAGAAATTCGATATTGTTACCGCCCGCGCAGTTGCCCGCCTATCGGTTTTGAGCGAATTATGCTTGCCAGCTGCTAAAGTTGGTGGGGAATTTATTGCTTATAAGGCAAGTGCTGCTCCCGAAGAACTCCAACAAGGTGGAACAGCAATCAAACAGCTTGGTGGAAAAGTTCAAAAAACGGTGACATTGACTTTACCGGGAACTGATGAAGAACGCAATATTATTGTTATTGATAAGATAAAGGCGACCCCTAAGAAATATCCACGTCGTCCTGGCTTACCAAGTAAAAAACCAATTCAATAA
- a CDS encoding NupC/NupG family nucleoside CNT transporter, whose protein sequence is MYLIINIIGLIVFLGIGWLFSKNRKEINWKTVGVMVVLNLLLAWFLVSSAAGRAGVKAAADGFAWIVNVSAKGTVFALGDWYTPKNLNFICSALMPILMIVPLFDILNYIGVLPWIIKWIGRGLSFITGEPKFESFFAVEMMFLGNTEVLAVSGMQLRAMNKERNLTIAMMSMSCVTASILGAYIEMMPGQYILTAVPINIINSLIAVSMLNPVKVPAEDDTIEKVGAEVDSDKREPFFSFLGDSILGAGKLILIIIANVVAFVALAALIDAILALFWKDLSLESILGVIMFPFSWLLGLPVHQAWMLSQDMGMKLITNEFVVMGKVTGEINSYAPHLRAVLTVFVTSFANFGTLGMIIGAFKGLVDKENNDYIASNIGYLMLSGILVSLLSAAFVGLFVW, encoded by the coding sequence ATGTATCTTATTATCAACATTATTGGGTTGATTGTCTTTCTTGGAATTGGATGGCTTTTCTCCAAGAATCGAAAGGAAATCAACTGGAAGACTGTAGGAGTCATGGTAGTATTGAACTTACTTTTAGCATGGTTCCTTGTAAGTTCAGCAGCTGGTCGTGCTGGGGTTAAAGCGGCCGCTGATGGTTTTGCTTGGATTGTTAACGTCTCTGCAAAAGGAACTGTGTTTGCATTAGGTGATTGGTACACACCAAAGAACCTTAACTTCATTTGTTCTGCATTGATGCCAATCCTTATGATTGTTCCATTGTTCGATATCTTAAACTACATTGGTGTATTGCCATGGATTATTAAGTGGATCGGACGTGGACTTTCATTCATTACTGGTGAACCTAAGTTTGAATCATTCTTTGCTGTAGAAATGATGTTCTTAGGTAACACTGAAGTTTTGGCTGTTTCTGGTATGCAATTACGTGCCATGAATAAGGAACGTAATTTGACAATTGCCATGATGTCAATGTCTTGTGTTACTGCTTCAATTCTTGGTGCATATATTGAAATGATGCCAGGACAATATATTCTGACTGCTGTTCCAATTAACATTATTAACTCATTGATTGCTGTAAGTATGTTAAACCCTGTTAAGGTTCCGGCTGAAGATGACACCATCGAAAAGGTTGGTGCGGAAGTTGACTCTGATAAGCGCGAACCATTCTTCAGTTTCTTGGGCGACTCAATTTTAGGTGCTGGTAAGTTAATCCTTATCATCATTGCTAACGTTGTTGCCTTCGTTGCTTTGGCAGCCTTGATCGATGCTATCTTAGCATTGTTCTGGAAGGACCTTTCACTTGAAAGTATCTTAGGGGTTATCATGTTCCCATTCTCATGGTTACTTGGTTTACCTGTTCACCAAGCATGGATGCTTTCCCAAGATATGGGTATGAAGTTGATTACTAACGAATTCGTTGTTATGGGTAAGGTTACTGGTGAAATCAACAGTTACGCACCTCACTTGCGGGCTGTCTTGACTGTCTTCGTAACTTCATTTGCCAACTTCGGTACTTTAGGTATGATTATTGGTGCCTTCAAAGGATTAGTTGACAAAGAAAACAACGATTACATTGCTTCAAACATTGGTTACTTAATGCTTTCTGGTATTTTGGTTTCATTATTATCAGCCGCATTTGTTGGTCTCTTTGTTTGGTAG
- a CDS encoding DUF951 domain-containing protein produces MAAYDKGDIVMMKKAHPCGTNRWKITRVGADIKIECQGCGHIVMMTRQKFDKGLKKVIEKANQAD; encoded by the coding sequence ATGGCAGCATATGATAAAGGTGACATTGTAATGATGAAAAAGGCTCACCCATGTGGAACTAACCGCTGGAAGATTACGCGAGTGGGTGCAGATATTAAAATTGAATGCCAAGGCTGTGGTCATATTGTCATGATGACCCGTCAGAAATTTGATAAGGGATTAAAAAAGGTTATCGAAAAAGCTAATCAAGCTGATTAA
- a CDS encoding ParB/RepB/Spo0J family partition protein, with protein sequence MAKNKKGGLGRGIEALFAENEVTELADETVQDIKLSLIHPNPYQPRRTFDKEALAELASSIEKSGVFQPIILRQTDPKINRYELIAGERRFRASKIAKQKTIPAIVRKMSDDQMMEIAVLENLQREDLTPLEEAQAYQMLMDKLSLTQAQVASRLGKSRPYIANYLRLLGLPKVIKEFLNTGKLSMGQARTILGLKDKSKLVPLAQRAVGQNLTVRQLEEIVTQTNGTAKKKEERRTQRKPIYIREAESQLQSKFGTKVAVAQSRKKGAGKIEIPYTSNEDFTRILELLNISLD encoded by the coding sequence ATGGCAAAGAATAAAAAAGGTGGGCTTGGTCGAGGTATTGAGGCCCTCTTTGCGGAAAATGAAGTAACTGAGCTTGCGGATGAAACGGTTCAAGATATCAAGTTATCGTTAATTCATCCTAATCCCTATCAACCACGGCGAACGTTTGATAAAGAGGCGTTGGCAGAGTTAGCTTCATCGATTGAAAAATCAGGGGTGTTTCAACCAATTATTCTGCGGCAAACGGATCCAAAAATTAACCGTTATGAGCTAATCGCTGGGGAGCGGCGGTTTAGAGCTTCTAAGATCGCCAAACAGAAAACTATCCCAGCAATTGTGCGTAAGATGAGCGATGACCAGATGATGGAAATCGCGGTTCTCGAAAATCTTCAACGTGAAGACCTTACACCACTTGAAGAAGCGCAAGCCTATCAGATGTTAATGGATAAATTATCATTAACGCAGGCACAGGTGGCAAGCAGATTAGGAAAGAGTCGGCCTTATATCGCCAATTACTTGCGGTTACTAGGTTTGCCAAAAGTGATCAAAGAGTTTCTTAATACCGGTAAACTTTCTATGGGACAGGCACGAACAATTCTCGGTTTAAAAGATAAGTCAAAACTTGTTCCGCTTGCCCAACGAGCTGTCGGACAAAATCTTACAGTGCGACAATTGGAAGAGATTGTAACGCAGACTAATGGAACGGCCAAAAAGAAAGAAGAACGGCGGACGCAACGAAAACCAATCTATATTCGAGAAGCTGAATCACAGTTGCAGAGTAAATTTGGTACAAAAGTCGCTGTTGCGCAAAGTCGGAAAAAGGGCGCAGGAAAGATCGAAATACCTTATACATCGAATGAAGACTTTACTCGAATTCTTGAATTATTAAATATAAGCTTAGATTAA
- the ychF gene encoding redox-regulated ATPase YchF, protein MSLTAGIVGLPNVGKSTLFNAITKAGAEMANYPFATIDPNVGMVEVPDSRLDRIQELIPAKKIVPTTFEFTDIAGIVKGASKGEGLGNKFLENIRQTDAIVHVVRAFDDNDITSVSGKVDPIEDIDTINLELVMADLDAVNKRLAKVQRAAKGRDKDALAELEVLNKIKPVLEDGKSVRSIDFSDDEQKIVKGLFLLTSKPVLYVANIAEEDMADPDSNKYMDAIKEHVKDDGEVIGVAAAAEEQIAEMDEADKADFLEMEGVTEPGLNRLIRAAYKLLGLETFFTAGGPETRAWTYKKGTKAPQAAGIIHSDFERGFIRAEVMSFEDLDELGSESAVKEAGKLRLEGKDYVMQDGDIVEFRFNV, encoded by the coding sequence ATGTCATTAACTGCAGGAATCGTTGGTTTGCCAAACGTTGGTAAGTCAACACTTTTTAACGCAATTACTAAAGCTGGTGCCGAAATGGCTAACTACCCATTCGCAACAATTGACCCCAATGTGGGGATGGTTGAAGTTCCAGATAGTCGACTTGACCGGATCCAGGAATTAATTCCAGCGAAGAAGATCGTCCCAACTACCTTTGAATTTACCGATATTGCTGGAATTGTTAAGGGTGCTAGTAAAGGTGAAGGACTAGGAAACAAGTTCTTGGAAAATATTCGTCAAACAGACGCAATTGTTCATGTTGTGCGGGCATTTGATGATAATGATATTACTAGTGTTTCTGGTAAAGTGGACCCAATTGAAGATATCGATACTATCAACTTGGAATTAGTAATGGCGGACTTAGATGCTGTTAATAAGCGCTTGGCAAAAGTACAGCGGGCTGCTAAGGGTCGTGATAAGGATGCTTTGGCAGAATTAGAAGTGCTCAATAAGATTAAGCCAGTTCTTGAAGATGGCAAGAGTGTTCGCTCAATTGACTTTAGTGATGATGAACAAAAGATTGTCAAAGGGCTGTTCTTATTAACAAGTAAACCAGTCTTATACGTTGCTAACATTGCTGAAGAAGATATGGCAGATCCAGATAGCAACAAATACATGGATGCAATTAAAGAACATGTAAAAGATGACGGAGAAGTTATTGGCGTTGCAGCAGCTGCTGAAGAACAAATTGCCGAAATGGATGAAGCAGATAAAGCGGATTTCCTTGAAATGGAAGGCGTTACTGAACCGGGGTTGAACCGGTTAATTCGGGCAGCCTACAAGCTCTTAGGTCTTGAAACATTCTTTACTGCTGGTGGTCCTGAAACGCGGGCCTGGACTTACAAGAAGGGTACAAAGGCTCCACAAGCAGCAGGAATTATTCACTCTGATTTCGAACGAGGATTTATCCGAGCAGAAGTAATGAGCTTTGAAGATCTTGATGAATTAGGTTCTGAATCAGCAGTAAAGGAAGCGGGGAAGCTCCGTCTTGAAGGAAAAGATTATGTAATGCAAGATGGGGATATTGTTGAATTCCGGTTCAACGTTTAA
- a CDS encoding ParA family protein, with protein MGSVIALANQKGGVGKTTTSVNLGACLAETGQRVLLIDLDPQGNATSGLGVEKQNIKQSIYDVLINEVPLEDVIQKTSHEGVDIAPTTIALSGAEVELTNLMARETRLKDSFGEIRQKYDFILIDCPPSLGLLTINAFTACDSILIPVQSEYYALEGLSQLLNTIKLVRKHFNPQLKIEGVLLTMFDRRTNLGQQVNSEVKKFFGDQVYDTIIPRNVRLSEAPSHGLAIIDYDKNSTGAHVYQQLAKEVLANHGKE; from the coding sequence ATGGGTTCTGTAATTGCCCTTGCAAATCAAAAAGGCGGTGTTGGTAAAACAACAACGAGTGTTAATTTGGGTGCATGCTTAGCTGAGACTGGCCAGCGCGTCTTATTAATTGATCTTGATCCTCAAGGAAATGCAACTAGTGGTTTGGGCGTTGAAAAACAGAATATTAAGCAAAGTATTTATGATGTTTTAATTAATGAAGTGCCATTAGAGGATGTTATTCAAAAGACAAGTCACGAGGGAGTTGACATTGCTCCCACAACAATTGCCTTATCTGGGGCTGAAGTAGAATTAACTAATTTAATGGCCCGGGAAACACGGCTGAAGGATTCTTTTGGGGAAATTCGTCAAAAATATGATTTTATTTTAATCGATTGTCCACCATCCCTGGGGCTCCTGACGATTAATGCATTTACTGCTTGTGACTCAATTCTGATTCCTGTCCAAAGTGAATATTATGCATTGGAAGGTTTAAGTCAGCTTTTAAATACCATCAAGCTTGTTCGTAAACACTTCAATCCGCAACTTAAGATTGAAGGGGTTCTTTTGACAATGTTTGACCGGCGCACAAATCTTGGACAACAGGTAAATTCTGAGGTCAAAAAGTTTTTTGGTGACCAGGTTTATGATACGATTATCCCTCGTAATGTCCGTTTATCAGAGGCACCAAGTCACGGCTTAGCAATTATTGATTATGATAAAAATTCAACGGGGGCACACGTCTACCAACAATTAGCAAAGGAAGTGTTGGCTAACCATGGCAAAGAATAA
- the rihC gene encoding ribonucleoside hydrolase RihC — protein sequence MTTKIIMDTDPGIDDAAALTMAINDPSLDLKLVTTVAGNVTVDKTTANALKIIHFFGKDIPVAAGAKQPLIKPFEDAARIHGESGMPGYDFGDDYGKPLDKTAVEALHDAIMAEDEVILVPTGSYTNIALLFSEYPEVKSHIKQIVAMGGSFSGGNMTSVAEFNVFTDPDAAKIMYNAGVPIVTVGLDVTLKALLTADTIEKLGSLNKTGEMLHGLITHYNDGSDQGRPMHDVNTIFYLLHPEAFTTKDMWVDVQTDGPAIGATVGDIRAAYHDGKTNAKVCLDIDAEYFNKWFLEEVSKMK from the coding sequence ATGACTACAAAGATTATTATGGATACTGACCCAGGTATTGATGACGCAGCTGCTTTAACGATGGCTATTAATGACCCATCATTAGATTTGAAATTGGTTACAACAGTTGCTGGTAATGTTACAGTTGATAAAACCACTGCCAACGCTTTGAAGATTATTCACTTCTTCGGTAAGGATATTCCAGTTGCAGCAGGTGCCAAGCAACCATTGATTAAGCCTTTTGAAGATGCTGCCCGAATTCATGGTGAATCAGGAATGCCTGGTTATGACTTTGGTGACGATTATGGTAAGCCTCTTGATAAGACTGCTGTTGAAGCACTTCATGACGCAATCATGGCTGAAGATGAAGTCATCTTGGTTCCAACTGGTTCATACACTAACATTGCATTACTCTTTAGCGAATACCCAGAAGTAAAGAGTCACATTAAGCAAATCGTTGCGATGGGTGGTTCATTCTCTGGCGGTAACATGACCAGTGTAGCTGAATTTAACGTCTTCACTGATCCGGATGCTGCTAAGATTATGTACAATGCGGGTGTTCCAATTGTAACTGTTGGATTGGATGTTACCTTAAAGGCGCTCTTAACTGCGGATACGATTGAAAAACTTGGTAGTCTTAATAAGACTGGTGAAATGCTACATGGATTAATCACGCACTATAATGATGGTAGTGATCAAGGGCGTCCAATGCACGATGTTAATACTATCTTCTACCTTCTTCATCCAGAAGCATTTACTACGAAGGACATGTGGGTTGATGTTCAAACAGACGGTCCAGCAATCGGTGCTACTGTTGGTGACATTCGCGCTGCTTACCATGATGGCAAGACCAACGCAAAAGTTTGTTTAGATATTGATGCTGAATACTTCAATAAGTGGTTCTTAGAAGAAGTAAGCAAAATGAAATAA
- a CDS encoding phosphopentomutase yields MSYKRVFVIVMDSVGTGAAHDAAKFDDVGSDTLGHVGEYYKGALKLPNLGKLGISNLRDTPIEGVPVADPAIGDYGKMEEISAGKDSMDGHWEMMGLPVMKPLSTFPNGFPQEIVDKLEKFSGRKVIVNKPYSGTEVIHDYGERQMETGELILYTSGDSVMQIAAHEDVIPVEELYKICEYARTLVNGPEYTVGRIIARPYVGPDKDHFTRTANRHDFSLKPIGETDMDRLRAAGYDVIGVGKINDIFSGEGIDKGYHNESNMDGMDHVDEVMKQDFTGFCFTNLVDFDAMYGHRRNPKGFGQALMDFDKRLGNVLDEMKPDDLLMITADHGNDPGFKGTDHTRENVPLLVYSPSMNKPNQSLGVRKTFSDLGATILENFNVEPVKGTSFYKEISND; encoded by the coding sequence ATGTCATATAAACGTGTTTTTGTTATTGTAATGGACTCAGTTGGTACAGGTGCCGCTCATGACGCCGCAAAGTTTGATGATGTTGGATCAGATACGCTTGGCCACGTTGGTGAGTATTACAAGGGTGCCTTGAAGCTACCAAACCTTGGTAAATTAGGGATTAGTAATTTGCGCGATACTCCGATTGAAGGGGTTCCAGTTGCTGATCCAGCTATTGGTGATTACGGTAAGATGGAAGAAATTTCTGCCGGAAAAGATAGTATGGATGGTCACTGGGAAATGATGGGTTTACCAGTAATGAAGCCATTGTCAACGTTCCCTAATGGTTTTCCACAAGAAATTGTTGATAAGCTTGAAAAATTCTCAGGACGAAAGGTTATTGTTAACAAGCCATACTCAGGAACAGAAGTAATTCATGACTATGGTGAACGTCAAATGGAGACCGGAGAATTAATTCTCTACACGTCTGGTGATTCAGTAATGCAGATTGCTGCTCATGAAGATGTTATTCCTGTTGAGGAACTCTACAAGATTTGTGAATATGCCCGGACACTTGTTAATGGTCCAGAATATACTGTTGGTCGGATTATTGCCCGTCCATATGTTGGTCCCGATAAAGATCACTTTACCCGGACTGCTAATCGACATGACTTTAGTTTGAAGCCAATTGGTGAGACTGATATGGATCGTCTTCGTGCAGCAGGGTACGATGTAATTGGTGTTGGTAAGATTAATGATATCTTCTCTGGTGAAGGGATCGATAAAGGATACCATAACGAAAGCAACATGGACGGAATGGATCATGTTGATGAAGTAATGAAGCAAGACTTTACTGGTTTCTGTTTCACAAACTTGGTCGATTTTGACGCAATGTATGGTCACCGTCGTAATCCAAAGGGCTTTGGTCAAGCATTAATGGACTTTGATAAGCGTTTAGGCAATGTTCTTGATGAAATGAAGCCAGATGATCTTTTGATGATAACTGCTGATCACGGTAATGACCCTGGCTTTAAGGGAACTGATCATACACGTGAAAATGTTCCATTGTTGGTTTACTCTCCTTCAATGAACAAGCCAAATCAATCCCTTGGGGTGCGGAAGACATTCTCAGACCTTGGTGCAACTATCTTAGAGAACTTTAACGTTGAACCAGTAAAAGGTACCAGCTTCTACAAGGAAATTAGTAACGATTAA
- a CDS encoding DUF1129 domain-containing protein, which yields MSEEQPRNAQAGQRQKQLEKERRQANGNAFSNYDLTRKNEDFMYQLNKQLDRLGVPSDKKDSMLKETIDKLLAGQKKGQTARALFGTPTEYAKELKNPKPTPAEASKQSIKLLAIDNMLIFLSIFTFMFGLMFWLSPAAMQTKNAGSSGITAILIVAITGGLIFGYVATQVQPQIDKNGKRVSKKPLWQRILLIVAGLAAWLIIYMLVSMLPNVINPRLNPWVYIGIGVITFIGDMYFRSKFHVTGSLYGNRAPRR from the coding sequence GTGAGTGAAGAACAACCACGGAATGCACAAGCTGGTCAACGTCAAAAACAATTAGAAAAAGAACGGCGGCAAGCGAATGGAAATGCTTTTAGCAACTATGATCTAACACGAAAAAATGAAGATTTTATGTATCAATTAAATAAACAGTTGGATCGTCTCGGTGTTCCTTCAGATAAGAAAGACTCGATGCTAAAGGAAACCATTGATAAATTGCTAGCAGGACAAAAGAAGGGGCAAACTGCGCGGGCATTATTTGGTACGCCAACCGAATATGCTAAAGAATTGAAGAACCCAAAGCCAACTCCTGCTGAAGCAAGTAAGCAATCAATTAAGTTGTTAGCAATTGATAATATGCTGATTTTCTTGAGTATCTTTACTTTTATGTTTGGCTTAATGTTCTGGTTATCACCAGCTGCAATGCAAACAAAGAATGCTGGAAGCAGTGGTATTACTGCAATCTTAATCGTGGCGATCACTGGAGGATTGATTTTTGGTTATGTGGCTACCCAAGTTCAACCGCAAATTGATAAGAACGGTAAGCGGGTAAGTAAGAAGCCATTATGGCAACGAATCCTTTTGATAGTTGCTGGATTAGCAGCTTGGTTGATTATTTACATGCTTGTAAGTATGTTGCCAAATGTAATCAACCCACGACTTAATCCATGGGTCTACATTGGCATTGGGGTTATTACTTTCATTGGGGATATGTACTTCAGGTCCAAATTCCATGTTACAGGTTCCCTTTACGGTAATCGTGCGCCACGACGTTAA